In Musa acuminata AAA Group cultivar baxijiao chromosome BXJ2-8, Cavendish_Baxijiao_AAA, whole genome shotgun sequence, one genomic interval encodes:
- the LOC135618186 gene encoding pollen allergen Sal k 5.0101-like, translated as MAKHLFSAVAVVFAVACVLPALVIAARDVGVVKRGFVVQGRVFCDTCRAGFETPVSTYLQGATVRVECRSEFTGAKTCSFEGTTDHTGTYNILVEGEHDDHEICESLLVSSPESGCKTALQGRERAPVFLSHNNGIASDTRFANSLGFLKDTSLPVCTELLKSYEQYED; from the exons ATGGCGAAACACCTCTTCTCGGCGGTCGCCGTCGTCTTTGCGGTGGCGTGCGTCCTTCCGGCCCTCGTGATCGCCGCGCGCGACGTTGGCGTCGTCAAGCGGGGGTTCGTTGTCCAGGGCCGCGTCTTCTGTGATACGTGCCGTGCGGGGTTCGAGACGCCGGTATCGACCTATCTCCAAG GTGCTACGGTAAGGGTTGAGTGTCGATCAGAATTCACTGGTGCAAAGACGTGCAGTTTCGAGGGCACGACCGATCACACGGGTACCTACAACATCCTAGTTGAAGGCGAGCATGATGACCATGAAATCTGCGAGTCTCTGCTCGTTAGTAGCCCAGAAAGTGGATGCAAGACTGCACTCCAGGGTCGCGAGAGGGCTCCTGTGTTCCTCAGCCACAACAACGGTATTGCTTCGGACACCAGATTTGCTAACTCGCTTGGCTTCCTGAAGGACACTTCATTGCCAGTCTGCACTGAGCTGCTCAAATCCTATGAGCAATATGAAGATTAA